A portion of the Stella humosa genome contains these proteins:
- a CDS encoding GNAT family N-acetyltransferase, giving the protein MIAGLRRATAVDATRVAALVDRSYGHYVARIGQKPYPMTVDYAEAIQAMRGFVVEREHRLVGFLLLEATRDHMMVENVAIDPGHQGTGMGRALMELAEAEALGAGLTELRLYTHQMMTENQAIYRRLGYVEYERKVVGGRPRVYMCKTLSRRHV; this is encoded by the coding sequence ATGATCGCGGGCCTGCGCCGGGCCACGGCGGTGGATGCCACCCGCGTGGCCGCGCTGGTCGACCGGTCCTACGGCCATTATGTCGCGCGCATCGGCCAGAAGCCCTACCCGATGACGGTCGACTATGCCGAGGCGATCCAGGCGATGCGCGGCTTCGTGGTGGAGCGCGAGCATCGCCTGGTGGGGTTCCTGCTGCTGGAGGCGACGCGCGACCACATGATGGTGGAGAACGTCGCGATCGACCCCGGCCACCAGGGCACCGGCATGGGTCGTGCCCTGATGGAACTGGCTGAGGCGGAGGCGCTGGGCGCAGGCTTGACGGAACTGCGCCTCTACACCCACCAGATGATGACCGAGAATCAGGCCATCTATCGCCGCCTCGGCTATGTCGAATACGAGCGCAAGGTGGTCGGCGGGCGGCCGCGGGTCTACATGTGCAAGACCCTGTCGCGGCGGCACGTCTAG
- a CDS encoding rhodanese-like domain-containing protein: MSGRLSLVLLGALAMATPAMAQDRQAQMERQDFGVPPTMQLHAGAMHGPTPASIPGGQVITTQGLAALIQGRQAPHVVFDVLGQRETLPGAVPAPWLAQPGSFDDQVQGQARALLRQQTQGRNDVALVFYCLSRECWMSYNAALRAINAGYTNVLWYRGGIEAWKAAGLPTQTGRQQDASQPGTSPPPGDAGPRGFVAVQPVARTPAGGGDRQRPAGQLRIGQSRFFSFALPPGWRVGEDGQFALTLLAPDGQAMTLMLGNAGVAPNYPPTRFAYEKLSAMQPQNLRIGQQRPARPAAGFQQAVEFEISYQARGIPYRGLAKVSVAPAYDSQTMALTAAISAEDQWPSYASWLPASAEQISANNGAAFGMRGIMQQNLQNSAAFGEAQRQYRDWSQKNWQGVTDQRNESQDRRNFAVRENLGGVQTFANPFGSPPVEMPMTYKHYWADRNGGYVGTNDPGADPNVGSTGEWRRMDRTGR, encoded by the coding sequence ATGTCGGGCAGGCTCTCGCTGGTTCTTCTCGGCGCACTCGCCATGGCTACACCGGCCATGGCCCAGGATCGTCAGGCGCAGATGGAGCGCCAGGATTTCGGTGTGCCACCCACCATGCAGTTGCATGCGGGCGCCATGCACGGGCCGACGCCGGCCAGCATCCCGGGCGGGCAGGTGATCACCACCCAGGGGCTGGCGGCACTCATCCAGGGGCGCCAGGCGCCCCATGTCGTCTTCGATGTCCTTGGCCAGCGCGAGACGCTGCCCGGTGCCGTGCCTGCACCGTGGCTCGCCCAACCGGGATCGTTCGACGACCAGGTGCAGGGGCAGGCGCGGGCGCTGCTGCGCCAGCAGACGCAAGGGCGCAACGACGTCGCCCTGGTCTTCTACTGCCTCTCGCGGGAATGCTGGATGTCCTACAATGCGGCGTTGCGCGCCATCAACGCCGGCTACACCAACGTCCTGTGGTATCGCGGCGGCATCGAGGCGTGGAAGGCAGCCGGGCTGCCGACCCAGACCGGCCGCCAGCAGGACGCCAGCCAGCCCGGCACCAGCCCCCCGCCGGGCGACGCGGGACCGCGCGGGTTCGTCGCAGTACAGCCCGTCGCGCGCACGCCGGCCGGGGGCGGCGACCGCCAACGGCCGGCCGGGCAGTTGCGCATCGGGCAGAGCCGCTTCTTCTCCTTCGCGCTGCCGCCCGGCTGGCGCGTGGGCGAGGATGGCCAGTTCGCGCTCACCCTGCTGGCGCCGGATGGCCAGGCGATGACGCTGATGCTGGGCAACGCCGGCGTGGCGCCCAACTATCCGCCCACGCGCTTTGCCTACGAGAAGCTGTCCGCCATGCAGCCGCAGAACCTGCGGATCGGCCAGCAGCGGCCGGCCCGGCCGGCGGCGGGGTTCCAGCAGGCGGTGGAGTTCGAGATCAGCTACCAGGCGCGCGGCATCCCCTATCGCGGCCTGGCCAAGGTCTCGGTCGCGCCGGCCTATGATTCGCAGACGATGGCGTTGACCGCGGCCATATCCGCCGAGGACCAGTGGCCCAGCTATGCGTCGTGGCTGCCGGCGTCGGCCGAGCAGATCTCGGCCAACAATGGGGCCGCCTTCGGCATGCGCGGGATCATGCAGCAGAACCTGCAGAACTCCGCGGCGTTCGGCGAAGCCCAGCGCCAATACCGCGACTGGTCGCAGAAGAACTGGCAAGGCGTCACCGACCAGCGCAACGAGAGCCAGGACCGGCGGAACTTCGCCGTGCGCGAGAACCTGGGCGGCGTGCAGACCTTCGCCAACCCCTTCGGCAGCCCGCCGGTCGAGATGCCGATGACCTACAAGCACTACTGGGCCGATCGCAACGGCGGCTATGTCGGCACCAACGACCCCGGCGCCGACCCCAATGTCGGCTCCACCGGCGAATGGCGCAGGATGGACCGCACCGGCCGGTAG
- a CDS encoding Bug family tripartite tricarboxylate transporter substrate binding protein has protein sequence MTMPSTMRHLLAGAAVLLLAAAPAGAQTYPAKPVRLVVPFPAGSTTDLVGRILAQKLGPALGEQVVIDNRGGSGGTIGTEHVARSAPDGYTLLMATIGTHAINPALYKKITYDAVKDFAPVAQFGTAPNVLVVNPSVPVNSLAELVAYSRARPGEMNYGSSGNGTSNHLSGAMLASREKLDMVHVPYRGGAQAIEGLLRGDLKLMFYHYLPLLPFIEDGKLRPLAVTGAERVPALKSVPTMGEAGAADFVVSAWFGVYAPAGTPPVIVDRLNKEITGIMASADMRETLMKQGVDPVSGSPEDLATLMKAELVRWAAIVKAAGAQVD, from the coding sequence ATGACGATGCCATCGACGATGCGGCACCTGCTTGCGGGCGCGGCGGTACTGCTGCTGGCCGCGGCGCCGGCCGGGGCCCAGACCTATCCCGCCAAGCCGGTGCGGCTGGTGGTGCCCTTTCCCGCCGGCAGCACGACCGACCTGGTGGGCCGCATCCTGGCCCAGAAGCTGGGTCCGGCCCTGGGCGAGCAGGTGGTGATCGACAATCGCGGCGGCAGCGGCGGCACCATCGGCACCGAGCATGTCGCGCGCTCGGCCCCGGACGGCTACACGCTCCTGATGGCGACGATCGGCACGCACGCCATCAATCCCGCGCTCTACAAGAAGATCACCTACGACGCGGTGAAGGACTTCGCCCCGGTGGCGCAGTTCGGCACCGCGCCCAACGTGCTGGTGGTCAATCCGTCCGTGCCGGTGAACAGCCTGGCCGAACTGGTGGCCTATTCCCGGGCGCGGCCGGGGGAGATGAACTACGGCTCGTCCGGCAACGGCACGTCCAACCACCTGTCCGGTGCCATGCTGGCCTCGCGCGAGAAGCTGGACATGGTGCACGTCCCCTATCGCGGCGGCGCCCAGGCGATCGAGGGGCTGCTGCGCGGCGACCTGAAGCTCATGTTCTACCACTACCTGCCGCTGCTGCCCTTCATCGAGGACGGCAAGCTGCGGCCGCTCGCGGTGACGGGGGCCGAGCGTGTGCCCGCCCTGAAGTCCGTGCCGACGATGGGCGAGGCGGGAGCGGCCGACTTCGTGGTCTCGGCCTGGTTCGGGGTCTACGCGCCGGCCGGCACGCCGCCCGTGATCGTCGACCGCCTGAACAAGGAGATCACCGGCATCATGGCCTCGGCCGACATGCGCGAGACACTGATGAAGCAGGGCGTCGATCCGGTCAGCGGCAGCCCGGAAGACCTGGCCACGCTGATGAAGGCCGAACTCGTCCGCTGGGCCGCGATCGTGAAGGCGGCCGGCGCGCAGGTGGACTGA
- a CDS encoding GNAT family N-acetyltransferase: protein MTIRFETPHDAAAIEDILDRSFAPGRERKTAYRLRDGVAPIDSLSFVNTLPTGAVAATLRFWPIALGWERVPALLLGPLAVDPALQGLGFGKALMRHGLAAAAADGHRIVVLVGDPGYYEPFGFSRAMTRNLSMPGPVEAHRFLARELVPGALDGVQGMIQRAANDPGPVLAARAGAGATPMFAEP from the coding sequence ATGACCATCCGGTTCGAGACGCCGCACGACGCGGCCGCCATCGAAGACATCCTGGACCGCAGCTTCGCCCCCGGCCGCGAGCGCAAGACCGCCTATCGGCTGCGGGACGGCGTGGCGCCGATCGACAGCCTGTCCTTCGTCAACACCCTGCCGACCGGCGCGGTGGCAGCCACCCTGCGCTTCTGGCCGATCGCGCTGGGGTGGGAGCGGGTGCCGGCCCTGCTGCTCGGGCCGCTGGCGGTCGACCCGGCCTTGCAGGGTCTCGGCTTCGGCAAGGCGCTGATGCGCCACGGGTTGGCGGCGGCCGCGGCCGACGGCCATCGGATCGTCGTGCTGGTCGGCGATCCCGGCTACTATGAGCCCTTCGGGTTCAGCCGCGCCATGACCCGCAACCTGTCCATGCCGGGGCCGGTCGAGGCGCACCGGTTCCTCGCCCGGGAGCTTGTCCCGGGCGCGCTCGATGGGGTGCAGGGGATGATCCAGCGTGCCGCGAACGATCCTGGCCCGGTCCTGGCCGCGCGGGCCGGGGCAGGGGCCACCCCCATGTTCGCCGAACCATGA